A part of Anolis sagrei isolate rAnoSag1 chromosome 3, rAnoSag1.mat, whole genome shotgun sequence genomic DNA contains:
- the LOC132769984 gene encoding acetylserotonin O-methyltransferase-like — protein MASTEDSELFNTLFRYQNGFVISKVMFTAAELGVFDLLSESEEPLTSVAIAERLGTRHIGMQRLLEACVALKLLRIESRDNKDFYGNTALANLYLAKSSPKSQYSYMKLDSEFFYPSFQYLADAIREGKNQISSIHDSSTKDFVQSMYRSEEKAELYFNAMKNFWTLYGREMISMFDLSHFHHICDLGGGSGIFAEEHILSYPDSSVTIFDLPDVVEKAKNNFVALEDSRISFQGGDFFKDPVPEADLYVLSQILHLWEDEKCMQLLTKLYKACKPGGGVLVVEPVLGEERVKSFGAHNISLKLLVHTDGKTRTSSEHKALLTAAGFKEIQAKIGSVYGALLGRK, from the exons ATGGCTTCTACGGAAGACTCGGAACTTTTTAACACCCTATTTCGGTACCAGAATGGATTTGTCATATCAAAA GTTATGTTTACTGCTGCTGAACTGGGAGTGTTTGATCTGCTGAGTGAATCAGAAGAACCCCTGACCTCCGTGGCTATTGCCGAACGCCTGGGGACCCGTCACATAGGAATGCAAAGGCTGCTGGAAGCCTGTGTAGCTTTAAAACTGTTGAGAATAGAAAGTAGGGATAACAAAG ATTTTTACGGAAACACAGCCCTTGCCAATCTCTACCTTGCTAAATCAAGCCCAAAGTCTCAGTATTCTTACATGAAGTTGGATTCTGAATTCTTCTATCCCAGTTTTCAATACTTGGCAGATGCTATAAG GGAAGGAAAAAATCAGATCAGCTCAATACATGATTCTTCAACGAAAGATTTTGTTCAGTCTATGTATAG GTCAGAAGAAAAGGCGGAACTATATTTCAATGCAATGAAAAATTTTTGGACTCTGTACGGTAGAGAAATGATATCTATGTTTGATCTTTCTCATTTTCATCATATTTGTGATCTGGGAG GGGGAAGTGGCATCTTTGCTGAAGAACATATTTTATCATATCCAGATTCTTCTGTGACCATTTTTGATCTACCAGATGTAGtggaaaaagcaaaaaataattttgtagcCTTAGAAGACAGCCGGATTTCATTCCAGGGAG GGGATTTTTTTAAGGATCCAGTTCCTGAAGCTGACTTGTATGTTCTATCACAAATCTTGCACCTTTGGGAAGACGAAAAATGCATGCAACTGCTAACGAAACTGTACAAAGCCTGCAAGCCTG GTGGTGGAGTTTTAGTAGTTGAACCTGTTCTTGGCGAGGAAAGAGTCAAATCCTTTGGAGCTCATAATATCTCCTTAAAGCTACTCGTCCATACTGATGGGAAAACCCGGACTTCATCAGAGCACAAAGCACTCCTCACTGCAGCTGGCTTCAAGGAGATTCAAGCAAAAATTGGAAGTGTATATGGTGCCCTTTTGGGACGAAAATAA